The genome window GCTGGACATTCTGCTGGCCGCCAGCATCGGGATGGCCGTACTGGTCATCATCTATTCCATGAGCATCACAGATGCACTGGAACTGTCCTCCTTCCCATCCATTTTGCTGTTGCTCACCCTGTTCCGCCTTTCGATGAACGTGGCCACCACACGTCAAATTCTTCTCACAGGATTTGCCGGCAATCTGATTGAAGCCTTTGGCAATTTTGTGGTGGGCGGCAATTACATTGTGGGTATTGTGGTCTTCCTGATTCTGGTCATTATCAATTTCAAGGTGATCACCAAGGGTTCCGGACGTATTGCTGAAGTGACCGCCCGATTCACACTGGATGCCCTGCCCGGCAAACAGATGAGCATTGACGCAGACTTAAATCAGGGCTTGATCGACGAACAGACCGCCGTCAAGCGCAGAGACAAGCTACGGCAGGAAGCCGACTTTTATGGAGCGATGGACGGGGCCAGCAAGTTCGTCGCAGGCGATGCCGTTGCGGGGTTGATCATTACTGCCATAAATATTTGCGCCGGATTTGCAGTGGGGATGCTCAATCAGAACATGACCGCCGCCGAATCGATCACCCGTTATACGATTCTGACCATTGGTGATGGTCTTGTCTCACAGATTCCTGCCCTGATCATCTCCACGGCCGCAGGCGTCATTGTTACCAGAGCGGCCTCCACCGACGGCCTGGGAACACAGCTGTCGCAGCAATTATTCATGAAACCGCGTCAAATGATGATTGCCGGTGCCATTATGTGCGGCATTGCCATTGTTCCGGGCATGCCCATTCTGCCTTTTGTTTCTCTGGGCGGCTCGCTGGCGGGGCTGGGATTTTTTCTGAAACGCAAGGGCGTTACCGGCAAACCGGAAGACCTGGCACTGGAAGCGGGCAAAAAAGCGGCTGGCGCACTGCCCCCCGGTGCCAAAGTCGATCCCGCTCCCGAACAGGCCGGACCGAAAAAATCTATGGCACCGGGCACTGATTACAAATCCGTGCTGGCGGTATCTCCCATGGATCTGGAAATTGGTTTTGGACTGATTCCCCTGGTGGATAAATCACAGGGCGGACGGCTCATCGAACGTATCAGCAGTGTGCGCATGCAGATTGCTGAGGAAATGGGCATCATCCTGCCTCCAGTCAATGTGCGGGACAACGTGGATCTACGTAACACCGAGTATCTGATACGCATTCGCGGACTGGAAATCACACGCGGTCACGTCCATCCCGGCATGCTGCTGGCCATTGATCCCAGCGGGGAACTACCTATGGAAGGTGGCCGCCCGGTGAAGGAACCGGCCTTTGGATTTGTCGCCTACTGGATTCCTGAGTCCAAACGGGAACATATTGAATCGCGCGGCTTTACAGTGGTGGATTGCGCCAGTGTCACCACAACCCACCTTGCCGCTGTAGTAAAACGCAATGCCGCCGATATTCTTACCCGACAGGATGTAAGCAATATGATTGATGCAGTCAAAGAATCCAATCCGGCAGTGGTACAGGAACTGATCCCCAACAAAATGAATGTGGGTGCCATCCATCGCGTCCTTCAGGGATTACTGAAAGAACGCGTCACTATACGTGACATGGCTATCATTCTCGAAACACTGGCGGACAACGTCGGCAAAACACAGGATCCCACGTTCCTGATTGAAATGTGCCGGCGCACACTGGGCGGTCACATTTCCCGCACCTATCTCATGCCCGACGGCATGCTGAAAGCACTGGGACTGCATCCGGCCCTCGAAGACATGCTTCGTCAATATGTACGCAAAGACGGGTCATCCGCCTTCGGCCCGATTATTATGGATCCGGCGTTGGCACAGAACATGCTGAAAATTGTGCATGAACAAGTACAGACAGCCAAAGCAAACGGAATTGAACCGGTGCTGGTATGCAGCCCGTCCATTCGACCGCAGTTCAGACAGCTCATCCAGCATGATCTGCCCGATACAGCCGTCCTTTCCTTTGCTGAAATCCCGGATACAGTGCCCGTGGAAATGGTCAGTCTTGTTCAGCTACCAGAAACACAGCAACAGGCAAGTGCATAACAGGGTGTGAATTATGAAAGTAAAGAGTTATACGGGTCGGTCACTTGATAAGTTATACAAAACCGTTAAGAAAGAGCTGGGTGCGCAGGCCGTAATTGTTTCGTCACGTAAAAAAGGTGCCAGCGGGATATCCGGTTTGTTTACCGGCGGAGCCTATGAAGTCATTGCCGTTGCGGATGACACCTCCGCCGATGCTACCGTGATCAAGAACTCCTTCAGCACCGAAGTTTGGGAACGTTTTACCAAGCTTCAGAACGAACAGTTTCGCGTCATGGAACAGGCCGTAAGAGAAATACGGTCGGATATGCGCAATATGTCCGCTTCCATCTCATCTACCCGTCGTGCAGCAGAACAAGTTGCCAATCAAGCACAAACAACTCCTGCTCAGCCCCAAAAAGCACAAAATCCATCTACGCCCCCCCTACCCGCCTATGCCAGGGGCTGGGATCCGCGTTTTGTTAAAAAGATCACCGACCGCATGCCAAAATTCTTTACCGACGCCAGTTCCGCCCAGCAGACCGACACCCTGAAAATGTTGCTTCGGGCGGAAGAAAATTTTCCCATCAAACAAGGCAGCGGACCGCAAACCATCGTGTTAGCCGGTCCAACCGGGTCGGGAAAAACAACAACTGTTGCGAAATTAGCGGCTCGCTGGAGTCTTTCCTTTGGATTCAATATAGGAATTATCACCACTGACACCTTTCGTGTGGCCGCAGTGGATCAAATAAAAGAATATGCCACGTTACTGGGGGTTGATCTAAAAGTCGTCTATTCTGCCGCCGATGCGCGTCGGGCCGCTCAGGCCTTTTCCGACAAAGATTTAATCATTGTAGATACGGCCGGGCGCTGCCATTATGATCAGTCGAGTCTGCGCGAACTGCGATCGGTTCTGGACGGCCTGGGCCCTTTCAAAGTGCTGCTCACCCTGCCGGCCACTTCGGCCAAAGAACAGCTTCCAGAAATGATTCGTAACTACAACGTACTTAAACCAAACTATCTGGTCGTGACAAAAATAGACGAAACAGCTACATATGATTTGTTGACCGTTTCAGGTTGCGAAACACCTTGCCCGGTAGCATTCGTTACCAATGGGCAGCGTGTTCCTCAGGACATCATGCCGGCTACAGGCGACATGCTGGCCAATATGCTTTTAGAAGAATAGGAGTTTCAACGGGTGAACGATCAGGCCTCTACCTTACGCAACATGATGATTACACAGAAAGCCGCCACTATGGTGGCGAAAAAACTGCGCTGTCTGGCCGTGGGAAGCGGCAAAGGCGGTGTAGGCAAAACGATGATTTCTATCGGTCTTGCCTGTGCGCTGGCCCGTATGGAATATCGCGTCCTGATCATCGATGCGGATCTGGGATTGGCGAATGTGGATTTACAGATTGGCGTAAATCCCGAATTTACCCTGATGGATGTGGTTTACGGAAACTGCCCGGTGGAACAGGCCATCACCAAAACTCCCTACGGGGTCGATCTGCTGGCGGCGGCCTCCGGCTCGCCCGAACTGGTAGATATGGGCGGTGCCCGACGCGATATGCTGGTAAATCAGCTCATTCGCTTTGCCGCCAGATACGACTGGCTGATCATCGACGGCGCGGCCGGTATCGGTCAATCCATCGTCAGTTTTTTTGCGGCCGCTCCAGAAGTGGCGATTGTGGTGGCCAATGAACCCACGTCGCTCATGGATGCGTATTCCCTCATAAAAGTGCTGCGGCAGCAGCCGTCTCCCCCCATTTTACGCCTGGTCATCAACAGCGTGCAGAATCTCAACGAAGGCGAAGAACTGGCCGCACGCATGAACGCCATTACCAAACGTTTTCTCAACGTAGAAATCCCCGTCGGCGGAATCATTACCTATGATCCACTGGTCGGGAATGCGATCCGTGCCCGCATGCCGGTATCGGCCTATGCCCCCCGTTCGCTGCCTGCCCGCCGACTGGAAGAGCTGGCACGCCTCCTCGTTCGCGATGGACAAGGTCGCCGAGGTAAAGAGGCTCCTGACGGACTATCCTTCTTTAACAAACTGGCCGAAGTCAGCCTCGGAGGCCTCACCACATGACCGATATTCTAAAAATGATCAGCTTTATCGTGGGCGGAGTTCTTTTTATCATTTCACTGGCTCTGGGAATGGCCAGCAATGATGGCGTCACCACCGATGTCGCTTTTCGTTCGATCATTGTCTTTATTATCGGCACCACAGTCACCGGTATCTTCTTCCGCTTTTTTGCCAGCGTCCTGTATAACTTTGTTATAGAACGCATGGAAGAGCAGGATATGATCGAGGACGAGGACGACGAA of Spartobacteria bacterium contains these proteins:
- a CDS encoding MinD/ParA family protein, with the translated sequence MNDQASTLRNMMITQKAATMVAKKLRCLAVGSGKGGVGKTMISIGLACALARMEYRVLIIDADLGLANVDLQIGVNPEFTLMDVVYGNCPVEQAITKTPYGVDLLAAASGSPELVDMGGARRDMLVNQLIRFAARYDWLIIDGAAGIGQSIVSFFAAAPEVAIVVANEPTSLMDAYSLIKVLRQQPSPPILRLVINSVQNLNEGEELAARMNAITKRFLNVEIPVGGIITYDPLVGNAIRARMPVSAYAPRSLPARRLEELARLLVRDGQGRRGKEAPDGLSFFNKLAEVSLGGLTT
- the flhA gene encoding flagellar biosynthesis protein FlhA — translated: MSVSDSFKSSKLWKTLTMKGSHQADIGMAMAIMMVLAVLFFPVPPLLLDILLAASIGMAVLVIIYSMSITDALELSSFPSILLLLTLFRLSMNVATTRQILLTGFAGNLIEAFGNFVVGGNYIVGIVVFLILVIINFKVITKGSGRIAEVTARFTLDALPGKQMSIDADLNQGLIDEQTAVKRRDKLRQEADFYGAMDGASKFVAGDAVAGLIITAINICAGFAVGMLNQNMTAAESITRYTILTIGDGLVSQIPALIISTAAGVIVTRAASTDGLGTQLSQQLFMKPRQMMIAGAIMCGIAIVPGMPILPFVSLGGSLAGLGFFLKRKGVTGKPEDLALEAGKKAAGALPPGAKVDPAPEQAGPKKSMAPGTDYKSVLAVSPMDLEIGFGLIPLVDKSQGGRLIERISSVRMQIAEEMGIILPPVNVRDNVDLRNTEYLIRIRGLEITRGHVHPGMLLAIDPSGELPMEGGRPVKEPAFGFVAYWIPESKREHIESRGFTVVDCASVTTTHLAAVVKRNAADILTRQDVSNMIDAVKESNPAVVQELIPNKMNVGAIHRVLQGLLKERVTIRDMAIILETLADNVGKTQDPTFLIEMCRRTLGGHISRTYLMPDGMLKALGLHPALEDMLRQYVRKDGSSAFGPIIMDPALAQNMLKIVHEQVQTAKANGIEPVLVCSPSIRPQFRQLIQHDLPDTAVLSFAEIPDTVPVEMVSLVQLPETQQQASA
- the flhF gene encoding flagellar biosynthesis protein FlhF encodes the protein MKVKSYTGRSLDKLYKTVKKELGAQAVIVSSRKKGASGISGLFTGGAYEVIAVADDTSADATVIKNSFSTEVWERFTKLQNEQFRVMEQAVREIRSDMRNMSASISSTRRAAEQVANQAQTTPAQPQKAQNPSTPPLPAYARGWDPRFVKKITDRMPKFFTDASSAQQTDTLKMLLRAEENFPIKQGSGPQTIVLAGPTGSGKTTTVAKLAARWSLSFGFNIGIITTDTFRVAAVDQIKEYATLLGVDLKVVYSAADARRAAQAFSDKDLIIVDTAGRCHYDQSSLRELRSVLDGLGPFKVLLTLPATSAKEQLPEMIRNYNVLKPNYLVVTKIDETATYDLLTVSGCETPCPVAFVTNGQRVPQDIMPATGDMLANMLLEE